One Brassica napus cultivar Da-Ae chromosome C4, Da-Ae, whole genome shotgun sequence genomic region harbors:
- the LOC125585437 gene encoding uncharacterized protein LOC125585437, which yields MNIIGKFHRCSLPPGGLIHAVVNKIWGRSCKITCKKLGDSSYMFHIPHQPTRQWVIQRGVWHIDDCLLFVLPWTPEGSFKIPEISTLPVWVILKNLPDCCYSRLGISHVASGLGEPILTHKPRLDPTSMGEAKVLVEMELDRDFPKLIALDDKQVSIFLVNVDCTWIRSTCERCGNLGHKEKRCLLSSKPLNDNLLSMKDGISDEIPVVDIDPILKLREKDPSTKSSPHKNPTAIGTLTTSTPAFEPPSFAVSHIVSDSEMNPHFPSSAQTDPQPQQENNTTLPNLSNTLPPLVDSQSAPTQTTIMETSPSNITNNVVLKTPVVDPLTTTPQAGAFESPSRFTVLRVMDEVETDPKSSFSLTRGGRETKPPIKYQDMEWKTMQGRGKHGRRGRGSSH from the coding sequence ATGAATATCATAGGCAAATTTCATAGATGTTCTTTACCTCCGGGAGGTCTTATCCATGCTGTGGTTAATAAGATCTGGGGAAGGAGTTGTAAGAttacttgtaagaagcttggaGATTCATCTTACATGTTCCATATCCCTCACCAACCTACTCGTCAATGGGTAATTCAGAGAGGAGTATGGCACATTGATGATTGCCTACTTTTCGTACTTCCTTGGACGCCTGAGGGCTCTTTTAAAATTCCAGAAATTTCCACACTTCCAGTTTGGGTCATTCTGAAGAACCTTCCTGATTGCTGCTATTCTAGATTAGGAATAAGCCATGTTGCCTCAGGACTTGGTGAGCCTATTTTAACGCATAAACCTCGTTTAGATCCTACTAGCATGGGAGAAGCTAAGGTGTTAGTTGAAATGGAATTAGATAGGGATTTTCCGAAGCTAATTGCTCTTGATGATAAGCAGGTCAGTATATTTCTGGTTAATGTTGACTGCACATGGATTCGATCTACATGTGAGAGATGTGGAAACTTAGGCCATAAAGAGAAGAGGTGTCTTCTTTCTTCTAAGCCTTTGAATGATAACTTGTTGTCGATGAAAGATGGTATCAGTGATGAGATTCCTGTTGTGGATATTGATCCAATACTAAAGCTAAGAGAGAAAGATCCCTCAACCAAATCTTCCCCTCATAAGAATCCAACAGCTATAGGCACTTTGACGACTTCTACTCCAGCTTTTGAGCCGCCTTCTTTTGCAGTTTCTCACATCGTTTCAGACTCAGAAATGAACCCACACTTCCCTTCAAGTGCTCAGACTGATCCTCAGCCTCAACAGGAAAACAATACTACTTTGCCAAACTTGTCCAACACTTTACCCCCATTAGTAGATTCTCAATCTGCTCCAACTCAAACAACCATTATGGAGACTTCTCCATCAAACATTACCAACAATGTGGTCCTAAAAACTCCAGTTGTTGATCCACTCACCACAACTCCTCAGGCTGGAGCATTTGAGAGTCCATCTCGCTTCACTGTGCTAAGAGTTATGGATGAAGTTGAAACAGATCCAAAGAGCTCCTTCAGCTTGACAAGGGGTGGGAGGGAGACAAAACCTCCTATCAAATACCAAGATATGGAATGGAAGACTATGCAAGGGAGAGGTAAACATGGCCGGCGAGGTCGTGGTTCGTCTCATTAG